In a single window of the Acidobacteriota bacterium genome:
- a CDS encoding WD40 repeat domain-containing protein, with protein MELRKNKTATMLAIFLVLIASITGFAQGRDLRLQHGNGYVNSLWFTPDGSQLFSSSLDGTIAIWDIRSGKRIRFLDLDEKQDRDMYTISHIYQMEVSPRADVLAVSIDQTSVVKGVAQDDRVDRTALLDAANFQTKALLEHSRSEMAFSPDGRTLVTIGLEKIARIWRTDDGKEIRQFPIRNIGKPIFTPDGNKLIVAAQIGWASTGPMVSVYDLHSGEVVYEIPVRFGQIVGLAVSPDGASIAIGGYNGGDFSLKLWSTSTRNEQKPRELLSKNSGMSYNVAYSPDGKLLASSGLLNCCETVVIRRVSDNKIVKKFNATTEIRSIAFSQDGTRLAYGTSNGEIFVQNL; from the coding sequence ATGGAATTAAGAAAAAATAAAACAGCCACAATGCTCGCTATATTTTTAGTTTTGATCGCGTCGATTACGGGATTTGCCCAAGGCCGTGATTTACGACTGCAGCACGGAAACGGCTATGTCAATTCGTTATGGTTTACCCCTGACGGCAGTCAACTGTTTTCATCGAGTCTAGATGGAACAATTGCTATCTGGGATATACGTTCGGGCAAACGGATAAGATTTTTGGATCTTGACGAAAAGCAGGATAGGGATATGTACACGATTTCCCATATATATCAGATGGAGGTCTCACCGAGAGCGGATGTACTCGCGGTTTCGATTGATCAAACGAGCGTTGTAAAGGGCGTTGCGCAGGACGATCGGGTGGATCGGACAGCTTTACTTGATGCTGCAAATTTTCAGACGAAAGCCCTACTCGAGCATTCACGGAGCGAAATGGCCTTTTCCCCCGATGGAAGGACCTTGGTTACGATAGGGCTCGAAAAAATTGCACGGATTTGGAGAACTGACGACGGTAAGGAAATCCGTCAATTTCCGATCCGAAATATCGGAAAACCCATATTTACTCCTGACGGAAATAAGCTAATAGTCGCCGCACAGATAGGGTGGGCTTCAACGGGTCCGATGGTTTCGGTCTATGATCTCCATTCCGGAGAGGTAGTTTATGAGATTCCGGTGCGTTTTGGACAGATTGTCGGCTTAGCGGTTTCACCTGACGGCGCGTCGATAGCAATTGGCGGTTACAACGGTGGAGATTTCAGCCTGAAGCTATGGAGTACGAGCACCAGGAACGAACAGAAGCCGCGCGAACTTCTATCAAAAAACTCTGGAATGAGCTACAACGTTGCCTACTCCCCTGATGGAAAATTGCTCGCATCATCGGGTTTGCTCAATTGCTGTGAAACAGTTGTCATTAGACGAGTATCAGACAACAAGATTGTGAAGAAATTTAATGCGACCACCGAGATAAGATCAATAGCGTTTTCTCAAGATGGGACACGACTAGCTTACGGCACTAGCAATGGTGAGATTTTCGTTCAGAACCTCTAG